A section of the Telopea speciosissima isolate NSW1024214 ecotype Mountain lineage chromosome 3, Tspe_v1, whole genome shotgun sequence genome encodes:
- the LOC122654434 gene encoding uncharacterized protein LOC122654434: MSGPRLDLRTREQVIKQSTASFFSSFYTFLFLSLLLFSFRTTVENATLHVTSFIDRDPSLKALLSRLDLAGKNARSSEGLRSPAGVNRRRRPFLHLSRVGTLDDDFFSGESDDDRSLFGMGRRSPVNGSSVNLSHFFSGDGKLGLSDSEERYGFRLSEVVGSGFLFKAEGLSLPDDGDGDGNVEGTERAALDKGEEVDRPADFQLFIKGIHLGRRDAAALFFLVSFLSAAYGWVILGYLVTHSCILGIVFYTVVNDHLGRYQSFSRTVNAGSRLGIRRLSGFILMRWAVRDALTQLLGLWFFGEIEDQYSFFKLFVRLKLMPFSITSPWIRGFETEISGFLFTWFLLDVIVAFVLALDCWVAIMDARRSGREVVKEGCHLISTMLNQAVQIKCYEAILCGPFVRWVLTRICGKLLASFFQSVVEVYFMVAWLIFYFAARCKDANPDGRRFTRRNLEDYIDGHR; this comes from the coding sequence ATGTCCGGTCCACGTCTAGACCTACGCACAAGGGAGCAAGTTATCAAGCAGTCAACTGCATCGTTCTTCTCGAGCTTTTACACATTTCTCTTTCTATCCCTTCTGCTTTTCTCATTCCGTACTACTGTCGAGAACGCAACCCTACACGTCACCTCTTTCATCGATAGGGATCCCTCTCTCAAAGCCCTTTTATCCCGTCTCGATCTTGCTGGCAAGAATGCCAGATCTTCCGAAGGACTTAGATCTCCGGCTGGCGTTAACAGACGCCGCCGGCCTTTTCTTCACCTCAGCCGTGTCGGAACCCTAGACGATGATTTCTTCTCCGGAGAAAGCGATGACGATCGGAGTCTCTTTGGGATGGGTCGTCGTTCCCCTGTTAATGGTAGTTCTGTGAATCTCAGCCATTTTTTTAGTGGCGACGGCAAATTAGGGTTATCGGATTCTGAGGAGAGATACGGGTTTAGGCTTTCGGAAGTTGTTGGCTCTGGATTCCTTTTCAAGGCGGAGGGGTTGTCGTTGCCGGATGACGGTGACGGAGATGGTAATGTTGAAGGAACTGAAAGAGCGGCTTTGGACAAGGGAGAGGAAGTCGACCGTCCTGCGGATTTTCAGTTATTTATCAAGGGTATCCATCTCGGTCGTCGCGATGCTGCGGCCTTGTTCTTTCTGGTGAGTTTCTTATCTGCAGCATATGGTTGGGTAATTCTGGGCTATTTGGTTACGCATTCTTGCATTCTCGGTATTGTGTTCTATACTGTCGTCAACGACCATTTGGGAAGGTATCAGTCGTTTAGTAGAACGGTTAACGCTGGTTCGCGTTTGGGCATTCGGAGGCTTTCTGGGTTTATACTCATGAGATGGGCTGTTAGAGATGCGTTGACCCAACTCCTTGGTTTGtggttttttggtgaaattgagGATCAGTACTCTTTCTTTAAACTGTTTGTTCGATTGAAACTCATGCCTTTCTCCATTACTTCTCCGTGGATTCGAGGGTTTGAGACTGAGATCTCAGGGTTTCTGTTTACATGGTTTTTGTTGGATGTTATTGTGGCTTTCGTTCTTGCGTTGGATTGTTGGGTTGCAATTATGGACGCTAGGAGGAGTGGCAGGGAAGTCGTGAAGGAAGGATGCCACTTAATTTCTACAATGTTAAACCAGGCCGTCCAAATAAAATGCTATGAAGCCATCCTTTGTGGGCCATTTGTGAGATGGGTTCTAACTCGGATCTGTGGGAAATTGTTAGCCTCATTTTTTCAGTCGGTAGTGGAGGTTTATTTTATGGTGGCATGGTTGATATTCTACTTCGCTGCGAGGTGTAAGGATGCAAATCCAGACGGTAGGAGGTTCACTCGGAGAAATTTGGAGGATTACATTGATGGTCATAGATGA